AAACCATTGGATGAAGCAACTTTTAAAACAGGAATTTGAACTGAGACTAAAGCATGGGCCTTCAATTTGGTTTCTTTGAGGCTAAGTATTTCAAACTCTCATTTGTCAGTGCGTGTGATAGGTTCATGATGTGTTggtaaattttattgtttttaaagtTCCAATGTTATGCATGCAGGTATCTTCTTGTCTTCCTAACCATCTGTCTGTCAGGCAAGGAGGGTCCCTCCTTTCCTATTTGAGGGGCCTCTCTGTTCTACTAATGGAGTATTTCTTGGGCATATctcttttgtgttttgtttatctatttgtttcttttatggTTAATGAATACactttttttgttattaatttttcatttttgtgaatCAGGTAGTCAAGTTATATGAAAGGTGCCTAATTGCTTGTGCTAATTATCCTGAATACTGGATTCGATATGTTCTATGCATGGAGGCCAGTGGAAGTATGGACATTGCTAATAATGCTCTTGCTCGTGCAACCCAGGTCTTTGTGAAGGTATTTCCTTGTAATTTATTTACTTGTATGCTATCAACTTAGACACCAAGATCTTTGTGATGAATGAGCTTCTATGATTCTTTATTATGAAAGATAAGGATGATTAAAACCATGTCTTCCTTTTTTCTAATCCATCTTGTATCCTCATAAGTTGTAGTTAGTGGACTGAAATTGAATGTCAGTTAATGAGAGTTAGTGTGGAGAATTGAAGTACAATGTTGTGCATGGATTTACCAAGATTGGTCTAGAATCCAGTATTTGTGACCTGTAACACTAGTCACCACGTGACTCTGAACTTAGATTTTAAGTATTGAAACTATTGTAGATTGTTGACTATTGAACCCTCAAAGTGAGCTGGGCTGTTACAGAATATGATCAACAATCAACCAtgtcctttttcttctctctattTTTTCCCTGTGTTTGTAAGCCTTGCGTCTTTCAGTTGAAGAAAGggttctattttatttttttaccccACATTTAGATACAGATAGATAACAAGAGACCCTTTTATGTGACCTTACTACCATCTTTTCATACTGGATGCGCTCATGTTACTTACATTGAAGTTAGTTGTATATTACATATGCTGATTAATTATGGTCATGTGTTGGACTGGAGATATTGCTCATAAATGAACAAATTTCATCATTCTgttgagtatttttttttttttttttttttcctggtaaATGTTGTGTGTTTGACCTGTTTGTCTTGAAATTACAGAGACAACCGGAGATTCACCTTTTTGCTGCTCGATTCAAAGAGCAGAGTGGGGATATACCTGGTGCTCAAGCTGCCTATCAACTTGTACATTCTGAACTCTCACCTGGTCTTCTTGAAGCAATCGTGAAGCATGCAAATATGGAACACCGTCTGGTAAGATGATGTAAACAAGTTGAACTGTACCAGTTTCATTACACATATTGCATGTTTAAACCTAgtcatttctttattttttcatagGGAAATGTGGAAGCGGCCTACTCTTTGTACGAACAGGCCATTGCcattgaaaaaggaaaagagcATTCACAGACGTTACCCATGTTGTACGCTCAGTACTCTCGGTTCACTTACCTGGTAGGTTATTAGTTGATGTCTGTCTTTTATTTTGGTATACTGTTGAAGTTTTaacttattttttgtatttccctattcattttttacttctctagATTGTACCCCTGCAGCGTAATTATGCTCTTTTAATAAAACAATTTTTCGTTTTTTGACTGTCAAAGCTTGGGTTTTTCtattgattgtttttttttaagtcttGTGGATCATACTAGAGTTGTTTTTTGTGgttctttttatatttatatgtgcaTTTTTCCTCTGAATTATATCTGGTAtcacttacatttttttttcaacaatcaGAACGAGAAATTGATGTCATGAAATTCTTTTGTCCCCAGGTTTCTTCGAATGCAGAAAAAGCTAGAGAAATTTTAGATGGGGCACTCGAGCATATACAATTGTCAAGAGCATTTCTtgaggttctctctctctctctctctctctctctctctctctctctctctgcatagTTACACACACATATGGATATTTTCTCCTCCCTTGTAGCCAATGTCCTAATTTCCCGCATTCCCTTAATTTTCACGTGCAGTCCATGATAGTTTTCGAGACAATACAGCCACTGCCAAAGCGAATCAATCACATAGATTCGTTAGTTGTGAAGTTCATAGAGCCCAGCTCAGAGAGCCCCAATTTTGCTAGCGTTACTGACAGAGAAGAGCTATCTGGCATCTATTTGGAGGTATAGAGTTTATGTTTTCTTGTAAGATTAACTTTTCAGAGAAGTATATATACAGTTGAGTTGAATGTTGAAtgtctcactctctctctctctctctcacacacacacacacacacacatttaacTATTGAAAGGTGGCCACTAGCATTACGGTCCAGTAATATTCATCTCCACTTGTCAGTAGGAGGTCTTAGGTCCAACTACCATTAATCGCGAGTTTGATACCAGATTATGTTTGGCTTAACCCAATCCGCCACCCCCCAATATCGTTGTatccaaaaaaaatttagagaagGTGTAATGTGCCTGGGAATTTGTATGTTGGTCGAGTATGGGAGTAATATTGACCATCTTTCGTTAATTGGAGGAGTGAATCACTTGTCTTTCTAGTGGACTTCCTCTGGGAGTAGGAAGAGTTATGGTTTGGTCTGCtatgtgatttttttgttttgaagtcTTGTTCTTGCTTTATTAATACCCTCAGTGCATGTTTATGTTCTGTCACTGGTGAAATACTTAAATGGTTTTCGGTAAAGGATGCTGCTCTTGAAGAAGTTTGCATCCAAAGTTAATTTTCATGTGTCCCTTTGGCCTTTTAAATGCCAGAATGTTCCGTTTCTttcagattttattttattttggccTCCTAGTTCTGACACTCTAACAAATGACTTTGCAGTTTGTTAATCTCTTTGGAGATGCACAGTCTATCAAGAAGGCTGAGGATCGACATGCTAAGCTCTTCTTACCTCATAGGAGCAGCACATCAGAGTTGAAAAAACGTCAAGCAGAGGACTTTTTATCTTCCGATAAAGTGAAGCTAGCTAAAGGTTACTCTGGTGTTCCATCCCCCGTCCAGTCGGTCATGGGGGCATATCCAAATACACAGAACCAATGGCCATCTGGTTACGGTGTGCAGCCTCAAGCTTGGCCACCAGCTACGCAAGCTACACAGGGACAACAGTGGCCAGCTGGTTATACCCAACAGGTAGTTTTCCGACATGATTCATTTGATAGAGTAATCTTTTGTTGTTCAACGATGAATTTTTACGTTTGCCCCATTATTTTGAAtcttaaaagaagaaatgatTATCTGAttcttttgttcaaattttgtttcaataGCCGTACAATGCATATAGTGGTTATGGAGCTGGCTACACTAAT
This genomic stretch from Pyrus communis chromosome 2, drPyrComm1.1, whole genome shotgun sequence harbors:
- the LOC137725499 gene encoding pre-mRNA-processing factor 39-1-like isoform X3, yielding MQQEWGRLAMIYSRILENPNQQLDRYWNSFKELAGSRPLSELRTAEEAAAAAGAHSEGTDKVNGEEVQSDGAEQSPKPVSAGLTEAEELEKYITIREEVYKKAKEFDSKIISFETAIRRPYFHVRPLNSVELENWTSYLDYIEREGDLNKVVKLYERCLIACANYPEYWIRYVLCMEASGSMDIANNALARATQVFVKRQPEIHLFAARFKEQSGDIPGAQAAYQLVHSELSPGLLEAIVKHANMEHRLGNVEAAYSLYEQAIAIEKGKEHSQTLPMLYAQYSRFTYLVSSNAEKAREILDGALEHIQLSRAFLESMIVFETIQPLPKRINHIDSLVVKFIEPSSESPNFASVTDREELSGIYLEFVNLFGDAQSIKKAEDRHAKLFLPHRSSTSELKKRQAEDFLSSDKVKLAKGYSGVPSPVQSVMGAYPNTQNQWPSGYGVQPQAWPPATQATQGQQWPAGYTQQPYNAYSGYGAGYTNPQAPAVAPQTAAYGAYPSTYPPQQAVPPQSYAHPAVAAVAPAPQPASAPQAYYGSYY